A window of Syntrophaceae bacterium genomic DNA:
GGAAAAGGCGCGGAATGAATTAACCCTGTATCCTGTACCCCGGACTCTGGACAAGACATGCGGGTTCCCGTTTCCTACAGCTTCCGGAATCTCTGGACGAGGCGACTGACGACGATCCTCACCGCCGCGGGCATGGCGCTCGTCGTCTTCGTCTTCGCCGCCATCCTCATGCTGGCCGAGGGCCTGCAGAAGACCCTCGTCGAGACGGGCTCCTGGGACAACGTGGTCCTCATCCGCAAGGGCTCCCAGTCGGAGGTGCAGAGCGGCATCGAGCGGCTGCAGGCCTCCATCCTCGAGACGCAGCCCGAGGTGGCCGTGGGGGCGGATGGGCGGCGTGTCCTTGCAAAGGAAGTCGTGGTGCTGATCAGCCTCCCGAGGAGGGGCACCGACAAGCCCTCGAACGTCATCATCCGGGGCATCGGCGATCAGTCGATGGCGATGCGCCCCCAGGTGAGGCTGACGGAAGGCCGGATGCCCCGGCGGGGCTCCGCCGAGATCCTCGCCGGCGCGAGCGTGGCGCAGCGGTTCTCGGGGGCCGGGATCGGCGAGACGCTTCGTTTCGGCATGCGGGACTGGACCGTGGTGGGGATCTTCGACGCGGGGAGCACCGGGTTCAGCTCCGAGATCTGGGGCGATGCGGACCAGCTCATGCAGACCTTTCGCCGCCAGGCCTACTCGTCGGTGATCTTCAGGCTGAGCGACCCCTCGGCCTTCGACGCCTTCAAGGCCCGCGTCGAGTCCGACCCCAGGCTGACCGTCGAGGCCAAGCGCGAGACCCGCTTCTACGCCGACCAGTCGGAAGTGATGGCGAAGTTCCTGCGGATCCTCGGGATGTCGCTGACGATCATCTTCTCGCTGGGCGCCGTCATCGGGGCCATGATCACCATGTATGCCGCCGTGGCGAACCGCACCGCCGAGATCGGCACGCTGAGGGCCCTAGGGTTCCAGCGCCGCAGCATCCTGGCGGCCTTCCTCGTGGAGTCGCTGCTCCTGGGGCTCATCGGGGGTGCCGCGGGGCTCTTCTTTGCCTCCTTTCTCCAGCTGTTCACGATCTCGACGCTCAACTTCCAGACCTTTTCGGAGCTGGCCTTCTCCTTCACCCTCACCGCCGGGATCGTGTGGCAGGCCCTTCTCTTCTCGCTCGTCATGGGGTTCGTCGGGGGCGTGCTGCCGGCCCTGCGCGCCTCGCGGATGAAGATCGTCGACGCGCTGAGGACGACCTAGGCAGGGGACGGGCAACAGGCAACACCAACATCCTTGCGGGTGCTCTTCCCCGTCATCCGGCCGCCGTCACCTTGACCGGTGCAGGCGGCATGAGACGACCAGGCGGGCCGGATCGGCAAGACGGGCGAGACGGACTACATGGGAGCGCCGGACTTCCCGGCAGGCGGGCCATGCGTCGCCTGCGGCGGACTCCCGTCGCCGCTCGGCGGAGTCGATGCCGCCGGTTCCACGAACCGGTAGATCAGCTCCCCCCGCTTCACCATGCCCAATTCCTGGCGGGCGACGGACTCGATGTACCGGGG
This region includes:
- a CDS encoding ABC transporter permease; amino-acid sequence: MRVPVSYSFRNLWTRRLTTILTAAGMALVVFVFAAILMLAEGLQKTLVETGSWDNVVLIRKGSQSEVQSGIERLQASILETQPEVAVGADGRRVLAKEVVVLISLPRRGTDKPSNVIIRGIGDQSMAMRPQVRLTEGRMPRRGSAEILAGASVAQRFSGAGIGETLRFGMRDWTVVGIFDAGSTGFSSEIWGDADQLMQTFRRQAYSSVIFRLSDPSAFDAFKARVESDPRLTVEAKRETRFYADQSEVMAKFLRILGMSLTIIFSLGAVIGAMITMYAAVANRTAEIGTLRALGFQRRSILAAFLVESLLLGLIGGAAGLFFASFLQLFTISTLNFQTFSELAFSFTLTAGIVWQALLFSLVMGFVGGVLPALRASRMKIVDALRTT